Proteins from one Streptosporangium becharense genomic window:
- a CDS encoding TetR/AcrR family transcriptional regulator, translating into MPAAPLSRPRIVAVAIDLIEREGVDAVSMRAIAAALGVGVMSLYNHVPSKAVLLDAVAESVLSQIEFADDPDADWTDRVRMQALAFRQIAHHYPRCTMVVVSRQLRSTAGLLPVERALDTLRGAGFDGEEAVRVLRMFIAYIVGSLLREVGVTPTFAPVRDSVTGDVDPLLFPRVSELRPMLGNCDHEAEFRYGLELLIQAMAVRLKS; encoded by the coding sequence ATGCCTGCAGCACCGCTCTCCCGTCCCCGTATCGTCGCCGTCGCCATCGACCTGATCGAGCGGGAGGGCGTCGACGCGGTATCCATGCGCGCGATCGCGGCGGCCCTGGGCGTGGGAGTGATGTCGCTGTACAACCACGTGCCCAGCAAGGCGGTCCTGCTGGACGCGGTGGCCGAGAGCGTGCTCTCCCAGATCGAGTTCGCCGACGACCCGGACGCCGACTGGACCGACCGGGTGCGGATGCAGGCGCTCGCCTTCCGCCAGATCGCCCACCACTACCCCCGGTGCACCATGGTGGTGGTCAGCCGCCAGCTCCGGTCGACCGCCGGACTGCTCCCGGTGGAGCGGGCACTCGACACGTTGCGCGGTGCGGGGTTCGACGGCGAGGAGGCGGTGCGGGTCCTGCGCATGTTCATCGCCTACATCGTGGGTTCGCTGCTGCGGGAGGTCGGGGTGACCCCGACGTTCGCTCCCGTGCGCGACTCCGTCACCGGCGACGTCGATCCGCTGCTGTTCCCGCGGGTCAGCGAACTGAGGCCGATGCTGGGGAACTGCGACCACGAAGCGGAGTTCCGCTACGGCCTGGAACTGCTCATCCAGGCGATGGCCGTCCGGCTCAAGAGCTGA
- a CDS encoding aggregation-promoting factor C-terminal-like domain-containing protein, protein MNRNRVLRNTAATMVAASAMVGSSAVSQAEGLVGPSTEGTATTVHRATWVTTAKPRVRRVAKTAKGRNKAIAYRLVSRRAWSQNQFRCLDSLWTRESDWNHRAYNRLSGAYGIPQALPGSKMRGSGGDWRYNPVTQIHWGLRYIKSRYGSPCGAWGHFQSSNWY, encoded by the coding sequence GTGAACAGAAACCGCGTTCTGCGCAACACCGCCGCCACCATGGTCGCAGCGTCCGCGATGGTCGGGTCGTCTGCGGTGAGCCAGGCCGAGGGCCTCGTCGGGCCGTCCACGGAGGGGACGGCGACGACGGTGCACCGCGCGACCTGGGTCACCACGGCCAAGCCCAGGGTGCGGCGGGTCGCGAAGACCGCAAAGGGCAGGAACAAGGCGATCGCGTACCGCCTCGTCTCCCGCCGAGCATGGTCGCAGAACCAGTTCCGCTGCCTGGACAGTCTCTGGACCAGGGAGAGCGACTGGAACCACCGCGCGTACAACCGGCTGTCGGGGGCCTACGGCATCCCGCAGGCGCTGCCCGGCTCGAAGATGCGGGGCAGCGGCGGAGACTGGCGGTACAACCCGGTCACGCAGATCCACTGGGGTCTGCGTTACATCAAGAGCCGTTACGGTTCGCCGTGCGGCGCGTGGGGTCACTTCCAGTCGAGCAACTGGTACTGA
- a CDS encoding aggregation-promoting factor C-terminal-like domain-containing protein, protein MSTLRRTGALVITSVLALGTTATVAQAATAEAGSKAVARSMVSAHGWSTKQFGCLSRLWTKESNWNHRARNRSSGAYGIPQALPAGKMASAGRDWRTNPRTQIRWGLGYIKERYGSPCRAWAHSRSRGWY, encoded by the coding sequence ATGTCGACGCTACGCCGCACGGGTGCGCTGGTGATCACTTCGGTCCTCGCCCTCGGCACCACCGCCACGGTCGCGCAGGCGGCCACGGCGGAAGCGGGCAGCAAGGCCGTCGCGAGGTCGATGGTGTCCGCGCACGGCTGGAGCACGAAACAGTTCGGCTGCCTCAGCAGGCTCTGGACCAAGGAGAGCAACTGGAACCACCGCGCGCGCAACCGCAGCTCGGGGGCCTACGGCATCCCGCAGGCGCTGCCCGCAGGCAAGATGGCCAGCGCCGGCCGCGACTGGCGCACCAACCCCCGGACCCAGATCAGATGGGGCCTGGGATACATCAAGGAACGCTACGGCTCGCCCTGCCGGGCGTGGGCACACTCCCGGTCACGGGGCTGGTACTGA
- a CDS encoding glutathione peroxidase codes for MGIRDIAISTLAGAPTTLAELAGDKSVLVVNVASRCGLTPQYEGLVQLQRTYGERGFTVVGVPCNQFYGQEPGTAEEIQEFCSTTYGVDFPLLEKIEVNGDGRHPLYAELTRTPDAEGKAGDVEWNFEKFLLARDGEVLARFRPRVEPGDPAVTEAIEKSL; via the coding sequence ATGGGAATCCGTGATATCGCCATCAGCACTCTCGCCGGCGCGCCGACCACCCTGGCGGAGCTGGCCGGAGACAAGTCGGTCCTCGTGGTGAACGTCGCCTCCAGGTGTGGTCTCACCCCGCAGTACGAGGGCCTGGTCCAGCTCCAGCGCACCTACGGCGAGCGGGGCTTCACCGTCGTCGGCGTCCCCTGCAACCAGTTCTACGGCCAGGAGCCCGGAACCGCCGAGGAGATCCAGGAGTTCTGCTCCACCACCTACGGTGTCGACTTCCCGCTGCTGGAGAAGATCGAGGTCAACGGCGACGGCCGGCACCCGCTCTACGCCGAGCTCACCCGCACGCCGGACGCCGAGGGCAAGGCGGGCGACGTCGAGTGGAACTTCGAGAAGTTCCTCCTCGCGCGCGACGGCGAGGTTCTGGCCCGCTTCCGGCCGCGTGTGGAGCCCGGCGACCCCGCCGTCACCGAGGCGATCGAGAAGTCCCTCTAG
- a CDS encoding LacI family DNA-binding transcriptional regulator, with the protein MNMRRTTIKDVAEAAGVGVATVSRVLSGGSASPATRERVLTVAAQLDYRPSALGRNLRQRRSGGIGLLLPDITDSFYGRLADGVLACARSAGEPVILGTTGDDPEREAEMIGTLLEQGVDRVVAVPSGDGEIWAPTLRTGLTMAFAHRLPAGRTDVPAVLADDRAGVRTAVDYLTGLGHRRIAYLGGPGQGQRLSVFREALGSLVDEDLIVVARGSRDSAYAAAAGLFQHRPDVTAVLAGGNLLGEAAVLAARELDLRIPRDLSLIMFDDVPWAELCSPPLTVIAQPARDIGYRAAELVLRTGGRRPRGALLPTELIVRGSCAARGTSRSPR; encoded by the coding sequence ATGAACATGCGTCGTACGACGATCAAGGACGTCGCGGAGGCCGCGGGCGTGGGGGTCGCCACGGTGTCACGGGTTCTGTCCGGCGGCTCGGCGAGCCCCGCGACCAGGGAGCGGGTGCTGACCGTCGCGGCCCAGCTCGACTACCGGCCCAGCGCGCTCGGCCGCAACCTGCGCCAGCGGCGCTCGGGCGGAATCGGGCTGCTGCTGCCCGACATCACCGACTCCTTCTACGGCCGCCTGGCCGACGGCGTGCTCGCCTGCGCGCGTTCGGCGGGCGAGCCGGTGATCCTGGGCACCACCGGCGACGACCCCGAACGCGAGGCCGAGATGATCGGAACCCTCCTGGAGCAGGGGGTCGACCGGGTGGTCGCGGTCCCGTCCGGAGACGGGGAGATCTGGGCCCCGACCCTGCGCACCGGGCTCACCATGGCCTTCGCGCACCGCCTCCCGGCCGGCCGCACGGACGTACCGGCGGTGCTGGCCGACGACCGCGCCGGGGTGCGCACCGCGGTCGACTACCTGACGGGCCTGGGGCACCGCCGCATCGCCTACCTGGGCGGCCCCGGGCAGGGGCAGCGGCTCTCGGTCTTCCGCGAGGCGCTGGGCTCCCTGGTGGACGAGGATCTGATCGTGGTCGCGCGGGGCAGCCGCGACTCCGCCTACGCCGCCGCGGCAGGGCTCTTCCAGCACCGGCCCGACGTCACCGCGGTGCTCGCCGGGGGCAACCTGCTGGGCGAGGCCGCGGTGCTCGCGGCCCGGGAGCTGGACCTGCGCATCCCCAGGGACCTGTCTCTGATCATGTTCGACGACGTGCCCTGGGCCGAGCTGTGCTCCCCGCCGCTGACGGTGATCGCCCAGCCCGCGCGGGACATCGGCTACCGCGCGGCCGAGCTCGTGCTGCGGACCGGCGGCCGACGCCCGCGCGGCGCGCTGCTGCCCACCGAACTGATCGTCAGGGGCAGCTGTGCGGCTAGAGGGACTTCTCGATCGCCTCGGTGA
- a CDS encoding ABC transporter ATP-binding protein encodes MASIVLSNVDKIYAGGVKAVNSLNLEIKDGEFMVLVGPSGCGKSTALRMIAGLEDISGGEISIGGRVVNHLPPKDRDIAMVFQNYALYPHMTVEENLAFGLKLRKMPKAEISKRVNEAAKMLGLEQYLKRKPAALSGGQRQRVAMGRAIVREPQAFLMDEPLSNLDAKLRVSMRASLNTLHERLGVTTVYVTHDQVEAMTLGDRVCVLRDGLLQQVDTPQNLFDKPVNLFVAGFMGSPSMNFVNAELVRDGGAAVSFAGFRLPVPDSTFAEKRGLDQYFGKKIILGIRPSDFEDSAAANGSTGGWSRLQVRAEVTEELGSEINVLFLIDAPPVQHQDTVAAADAGDDEEATLPLVGDKSLWTARVNSRSHVRPGQNIELVVDTHNLHFFDPVSGAAIGHESLTPA; translated from the coding sequence ATGGCATCCATCGTTCTCAGCAACGTCGACAAGATCTACGCGGGCGGCGTGAAGGCCGTGAACAGCCTGAACCTTGAGATCAAGGACGGCGAGTTCATGGTCCTGGTGGGTCCCTCCGGTTGTGGTAAGTCCACCGCCCTGCGCATGATCGCCGGCCTGGAGGACATCAGCGGCGGCGAGATCTCCATCGGCGGCCGGGTGGTCAACCACCTGCCCCCGAAGGACCGTGACATCGCCATGGTCTTCCAGAACTACGCGCTCTACCCGCACATGACCGTCGAGGAGAACCTCGCCTTCGGCCTGAAGCTCCGCAAGATGCCCAAGGCGGAGATCTCCAAGCGGGTCAACGAGGCCGCCAAGATGCTCGGCCTGGAGCAGTACCTCAAGCGCAAGCCCGCCGCCCTCTCCGGTGGTCAGCGCCAGCGTGTCGCCATGGGCCGCGCCATCGTCCGCGAGCCGCAGGCGTTCCTCATGGACGAGCCGCTGTCCAACCTGGACGCCAAGCTCCGCGTCTCCATGCGCGCCTCGCTCAACACCCTGCACGAGCGTCTCGGTGTGACCACCGTCTACGTCACCCACGACCAGGTCGAGGCCATGACCCTCGGCGACCGCGTCTGCGTGCTGCGCGACGGTCTCCTCCAGCAGGTCGACACCCCGCAGAACCTCTTCGACAAGCCGGTCAACCTCTTCGTCGCCGGCTTCATGGGCTCCCCGTCGATGAACTTCGTCAACGCCGAGCTGGTGCGCGACGGCGGTGCGGCTGTGTCCTTCGCGGGCTTCCGCCTCCCGGTCCCCGACTCGACCTTCGCCGAGAAGCGCGGCCTGGACCAGTACTTCGGCAAGAAGATCATCCTGGGCATCCGCCCCTCCGACTTCGAGGACTCCGCGGCGGCCAACGGCTCCACCGGCGGCTGGTCCCGCCTGCAGGTCCGCGCCGAGGTGACGGAGGAGCTGGGCTCGGAGATCAACGTCCTCTTCCTCATCGACGCCCCGCCGGTCCAGCACCAGGACACCGTGGCCGCCGCCGACGCCGGCGACGACGAGGAGGCGACCCTCCCGCTGGTCGGTGACAAGTCGCTGTGGACCGCCCGCGTCAACTCCCGCAGCCACGTCCGCCCGGGCCAGAACATCGAGCTGGTCGTCGACACGCACAACCTGCACTTCTTCGACCCGGTCTCGGGTGCGGCGATCGGCCACGAGTCGCTCACCCCGGCCTGA
- a CDS encoding SDR family NAD(P)-dependent oxidoreductase, whose amino-acid sequence MPTALITGATAGLGAAFARRLAADGFSLVLVARDAERLASAAEELRLRYGVSSEVLPADLATDEGLQKVEARLREGVDLLVNNAGFGHPGSFLDVPVEEELRMLKLHCEAVLRLTLAALPGMKARDRGAVVNVASVAAFLAGGTYSASKAWVVNFSESAASELTGSRVRVMALCPGFVRTEFHRRASIDTSGIPDFLWLSADDVVREAMRDLARGRRVSVPDLRYKVISAVARLVPPNLAGQVSRRIGRR is encoded by the coding sequence ATGCCAACCGCATTGATCACTGGGGCGACGGCCGGTCTCGGCGCCGCCTTCGCCCGCCGCCTGGCCGCGGACGGGTTCTCCCTGGTCCTGGTCGCCCGCGACGCCGAGCGCCTCGCCTCGGCCGCCGAGGAACTGCGCCTGCGTTACGGGGTGAGCAGCGAGGTGCTCCCGGCCGACCTGGCGACCGACGAGGGGTTGCAGAAGGTCGAGGCACGGCTCCGCGAGGGTGTCGACCTGCTGGTGAACAACGCCGGGTTCGGCCACCCCGGTTCCTTCCTCGACGTCCCGGTGGAGGAGGAGCTGCGGATGCTCAAGCTCCACTGCGAGGCGGTGCTGCGCCTCACCCTGGCCGCACTGCCCGGGATGAAGGCCCGTGACCGAGGCGCGGTGGTCAACGTGGCGTCGGTGGCGGCGTTCCTCGCCGGCGGCACCTACAGCGCCTCCAAGGCGTGGGTGGTCAACTTCAGCGAGTCCGCGGCCTCCGAGCTGACCGGCAGCCGGGTGCGGGTGATGGCCCTGTGCCCCGGGTTCGTGCGGACCGAGTTCCACCGGCGCGCCTCGATAGACACCTCGGGCATCCCCGACTTCCTGTGGCTGTCGGCGGACGACGTGGTCCGTGAGGCCATGCGCGACCTGGCCCGCGGCAGGCGGGTGAGCGTCCCCGACCTGCGCTACAAGGTCATCTCGGCGGTCGCGAGGCTGGTCCCGCCGAACCTGGCCGGGCAGGTCAGCCGGCGCATCGGCCGCCGCTGA
- a CDS encoding DUF4012 domain-containing protein, translating to MVVAGLLAPAALVVAGGWSAHLGLRVRDHLDATRAALVQLRAAVAAGDLSPVSPVLAEARRHAAEARRLTEGPDWWVLAHTPVVGDAATTVRGLAWAAAELTEAFSGVQRAGTPLMTISTPSLVDMGRQLAALDAAAPALDEAATRLRRADSRLAATPAVTGVRQVDEARGTALAEIGRLRDLVRDAADTAALLPPMLGRDGPRRYFLAFQTNAEARGTGGLVGAFGILKADRGRISIERLSVNNGLTNSPVPVVDHGTAYRERYGASATRMLSISNLSPHFPYAAATWTRLWERQHGRRLDGALATDPVGLAHLLKIIGPVTLPGGEKVTPANVVDLTEREAYARYTDPAARKRFLLRVAGAVAEALPASFTDPARLLPALGHMVGERRIQVWSRHGAEQRRLARTPAAGVLPQRPGPFAALVVNNSAGGKLDYYLERSVDYRLGPCRDGRRTTNVRIRLTNAVPRGDLPSYVTGRLDSPKRPHVPGSNLLWVSLYGGMGATLTEARLDGKPVPVMRETERSRPVYSALLEFAPRQSRTLELDLVEPASAQPPLVPVQPLVRPQRTRITEDRGGCPVPVRPAGVP from the coding sequence GTGGTCGTCGCCGGCCTGCTGGCCCCCGCCGCCCTGGTGGTGGCCGGGGGCTGGTCGGCCCATCTCGGCCTGCGGGTGCGTGACCACCTCGACGCCACCAGGGCCGCGCTGGTCCAGTTGCGCGCCGCGGTGGCCGCCGGTGACCTGAGTCCCGTTTCCCCCGTGCTGGCCGAGGCCCGGCGGCACGCCGCCGAGGCCCGGCGCCTCACCGAGGGGCCGGACTGGTGGGTGCTGGCCCACACCCCGGTGGTGGGGGACGCGGCCACCACCGTACGCGGCCTGGCGTGGGCCGCCGCCGAGCTGACCGAGGCGTTCTCCGGCGTGCAGCGGGCCGGCACCCCCCTCATGACGATCTCCACGCCCTCCTTGGTCGACATGGGACGGCAGCTGGCCGCGCTCGACGCCGCCGCCCCGGCCCTGGACGAGGCCGCCACCCGGCTCCGGCGGGCGGACTCCCGCCTGGCCGCCACCCCCGCCGTCACCGGTGTGCGGCAGGTGGACGAGGCGCGGGGCACCGCGCTGGCCGAGATCGGCCGGCTGCGCGACCTGGTCCGCGACGCGGCGGACACCGCGGCCCTGCTGCCCCCCATGCTCGGCCGCGACGGCCCGCGCCGCTACTTCCTGGCCTTCCAGACCAACGCCGAGGCGCGGGGCACCGGGGGCCTGGTCGGCGCCTTCGGCATCCTGAAGGCCGACCGGGGCCGGATCAGCATCGAGCGGCTCTCGGTCAACAACGGACTGACCAACAGTCCCGTCCCCGTCGTCGACCACGGCACCGCCTACCGCGAGCGTTACGGGGCGAGCGCCACCAGGATGCTCTCCATCTCCAACCTCTCCCCGCACTTCCCGTACGCGGCGGCCACCTGGACCCGGCTGTGGGAACGGCAGCACGGCCGCCGCCTCGACGGAGCGCTCGCCACCGACCCGGTGGGCCTGGCCCACCTGCTGAAGATCATCGGCCCCGTCACGCTCCCCGGCGGGGAGAAGGTGACCCCGGCCAACGTCGTCGATCTCACCGAGCGTGAGGCGTACGCCCGCTACACCGACCCCGCGGCGCGCAAGCGGTTCCTGCTCCGGGTCGCCGGAGCCGTCGCCGAGGCGCTGCCCGCCTCGTTCACCGACCCCGCCAGGCTGCTGCCGGCGCTGGGACACATGGTGGGGGAGCGGCGGATCCAGGTCTGGAGCCGTCACGGGGCCGAGCAGCGGCGCCTGGCGCGCACCCCCGCCGCCGGCGTGCTGCCGCAGCGGCCGGGGCCCTTCGCCGCCCTGGTCGTCAACAACTCCGCCGGCGGCAAGCTCGACTACTACCTGGAGCGCTCCGTCGACTACCGGCTGGGCCCCTGCCGGGACGGCCGGCGCACCACGAACGTCCGGATCCGGCTCACCAACGCCGTCCCGCGCGGCGACCTGCCCTCCTACGTCACCGGCCGGCTCGACTCACCGAAACGCCCGCACGTCCCCGGGTCGAACCTGCTGTGGGTCTCGCTGTACGGCGGGATGGGGGCCACGCTGACCGAGGCGCGGCTGGACGGCAAGCCGGTGCCGGTCATGCGGGAGACCGAGCGGTCCCGCCCGGTCTACTCGGCGCTGCTGGAGTTCGCCCCGCGCCAGTCGAGGACGCTGGAACTCGATCTCGTCGAGCCCGCCTCGGCGCAGCCCCCGCTGGTGCCGGTGCAGCCGCTCGTCCGGCCGCAGCGGACCCGGATCACCGAGGACCGGGGCGGCTGCCCCGTGCCGGTGCGTCCCGCAGGCGTCCCCTGA
- a CDS encoding arsenate reductase/protein-tyrosine-phosphatase family protein codes for MTMGIESGHEECGTRCWRALPAVESDDGVPAVESDGRVPAVESDDGVPAAESDGRAPAVEPGDGARFRILFVCTGNICRSPLAERMTRAALGPCPAVQVISAGTQAEPGLEMAEGARRVLARLGGDPAGFGSRPLTPELVAAADLVLTATCEHRARAVDLHLAAAGRVFTIAEFGALAEAVPPAGVPGHPDPALRARALVGQARALRGLVRVARPDIADPYGGSWLAYRAAGRRITRSLAVPLRLLRHPPAS; via the coding sequence ATGACCATGGGGATCGAGAGCGGGCACGAGGAATGCGGGACACGCTGCTGGCGGGCTCTCCCGGCGGTGGAGTCGGATGACGGCGTTCCGGCGGTGGAGTCGGATGGCCGCGTTCCGGCGGTGGAGTCGGATGACGGCGTTCCGGCGGCGGAATCTGATGGCCGCGCTCCGGCGGTGGAGCCCGGTGACGGCGCGCGGTTCCGGATCCTGTTCGTGTGCACCGGCAACATCTGCCGTTCCCCGCTGGCCGAGCGGATGACCCGCGCGGCGCTCGGGCCGTGCCCGGCGGTCCAGGTGATCAGTGCGGGCACCCAGGCCGAGCCGGGGTTGGAGATGGCCGAGGGTGCCCGGCGGGTGCTGGCGCGGCTCGGCGGGGATCCGGCCGGGTTCGGCTCCCGCCCGCTGACCCCGGAGCTGGTGGCCGCCGCCGACCTGGTGCTGACGGCCACCTGTGAGCACCGCGCGCGGGCGGTGGACCTGCATCTCGCCGCCGCGGGGAGGGTCTTCACCATCGCCGAGTTCGGTGCGCTGGCGGAGGCGGTGCCGCCGGCCGGCGTTCCCGGCCACCCGGATCCCGCGCTGCGGGCCCGCGCGCTGGTCGGCCAGGCGCGGGCGCTGCGCGGGCTGGTCCGGGTCGCCAGGCCCGACATCGCCGACCCGTACGGGGGCTCCTGGCTGGCCTACCGGGCGGCGGGACGGAGGATCACGCGGTCACTGGCCGTTCCGCTCCGGTTGCTCAGACACCCGCCGGCGTCTTGA
- a CDS encoding polysaccharide biosynthesis tyrosine autokinase — MDLLYYVRLMRRNWPFLLLSLVLGVGTALTVTANTPPKYIATISMLVSGHDREGSLSTAYQAGMLSAQRVHSYANLLSSRRVVSQITHPGDVGRVQANITAEAVPGTVLLRATVTDPDPRRAADLANALGARFAELINQIERPTPASRPTVKVTVVDQASVPGAPISPRPVVNLLMGVLIALLSAMAAIVVRDRLDTTVKSSETLHHASGSSTLGIICYERDAKRHPLILRSRGRSSRAEAFRSLRTNLQFVGVDRKPRSLVVTSCLPGEGKSSTSANLAITLAQAGRRVILVDGDLRRPSIPGYLGIEGGTGLTDVLIDRARLEDVIQIWGDPEVAVLPSGQIPPNPSELLGSDGMRQVLDRLSSAYDMVIIDAPPLLPVTDAATLAVICDGALLVARHGKTRREHIAHAAQMLASINARVVGTVLNFAPSRGGRYYGYGYGYGYGYEAETEVKTPAGV, encoded by the coding sequence GTGGATCTGCTCTACTACGTACGGCTCATGCGGAGGAACTGGCCGTTCCTCCTCCTGTCGCTGGTCCTAGGGGTGGGCACGGCGCTCACGGTCACGGCCAACACTCCGCCGAAGTACATCGCGACGATCTCCATGCTGGTCTCCGGCCACGACCGGGAGGGCAGCCTCTCCACCGCATACCAGGCGGGAATGCTGTCGGCGCAGCGGGTGCACTCGTACGCGAACCTGCTCTCCAGCCGCCGTGTGGTCAGCCAGATCACCCACCCCGGCGACGTGGGTCGCGTCCAGGCGAACATCACCGCCGAGGCGGTGCCCGGCACCGTGCTCCTGCGTGCCACGGTCACCGACCCCGACCCCCGGCGGGCCGCCGACCTGGCCAACGCGCTGGGAGCGCGGTTCGCCGAGCTGATCAACCAGATCGAACGGCCCACCCCCGCCAGCCGCCCCACCGTGAAGGTCACGGTGGTGGACCAGGCATCGGTGCCCGGGGCGCCGATCAGCCCACGGCCCGTGGTCAACCTCCTGATGGGCGTGCTGATCGCGCTGCTGTCGGCCATGGCCGCCATCGTCGTCCGTGACCGCCTGGACACGACCGTCAAGTCGTCCGAGACGCTGCACCACGCCTCCGGCAGCTCCACCCTGGGCATCATCTGCTACGAGCGGGACGCCAAGCGTCACCCGTTGATCCTGCGCAGCCGCGGCCGGTCGTCCCGGGCCGAGGCGTTCCGCTCGCTCCGCACCAACCTGCAGTTCGTCGGCGTCGACCGCAAACCCAGGTCGCTCGTGGTGACCAGTTGCCTGCCGGGCGAGGGCAAGTCTTCGACCTCCGCCAACCTGGCGATCACCCTCGCCCAGGCGGGCCGGCGGGTCATCCTGGTGGACGGCGACCTGCGCCGCCCGAGCATCCCGGGCTACCTGGGCATCGAGGGCGGGACGGGCCTGACGGACGTGCTGATCGACCGGGCCCGGCTGGAGGACGTCATCCAGATCTGGGGCGACCCGGAGGTGGCGGTCCTGCCGAGCGGCCAGATCCCGCCGAACCCGAGCGAACTGCTCGGGTCGGACGGGATGCGTCAGGTGCTCGACCGGCTGAGCTCGGCGTACGACATGGTGATCATCGACGCGCCGCCGCTGCTGCCGGTCACCGACGCCGCGACGCTCGCCGTGATCTGCGACGGCGCTCTGCTGGTGGCCCGGCACGGCAAGACCAGGCGCGAGCACATCGCCCACGCCGCCCAGATGCTGGCCTCGATCAACGCCCGGGTGGTGGGCACCGTGCTGAACTTCGCCCCGAGCCGCGGCGGCAGGTACTACGGATACGGATACGGATACGGCTACGGCTACGAGGCCGAGACCGAGGTCAAGACGCCGGCGGGTGTCTGA
- a CDS encoding glycosyltransferase family 4 protein → MSGTIALAAGAACALSATAVVPLRRLALRWDLTDRPGGHKAHARPTPYLGGIAITVGTVVPTVAVLGFADPQLTAILLAATAISLLGLIDDIAPLPAVTRLVVEAVVACGVVLSGVHVTVTATWLDGLLTVVWIVVMTNSFNLLDNMDGALGSVTTVSAALLAVTAAVQDRPELAMLLCALACAGLGFLPHNWAPARIFMGDSGSLFIGFTLACSAVVLVVGRDPDTVAAGLLLPTFVATFDTFTVFLTRALAGRSPLRGGTDHVSHRLRSMGMGTRLVATALGAIAALTCALWLVTTLGGVSPVTAVVAAGVVAVVLVSLLRGARVHSPARPPHAPQRIRERRR, encoded by the coding sequence GTGAGCGGGACGATCGCCCTCGCCGCGGGGGCGGCGTGCGCGCTCAGCGCCACAGCGGTCGTGCCGTTGCGGCGCCTGGCGCTGCGCTGGGACCTCACCGACCGTCCCGGGGGGCACAAGGCTCACGCCCGCCCGACCCCGTACCTGGGCGGCATCGCCATCACGGTGGGCACGGTCGTGCCCACCGTGGCCGTGCTCGGCTTCGCCGACCCGCAGCTCACCGCGATCCTCCTGGCCGCCACGGCGATCTCGCTGCTCGGGCTGATCGACGACATCGCACCCCTGCCGGCGGTCACCCGGCTGGTCGTGGAGGCGGTGGTGGCCTGCGGGGTGGTGCTGTCCGGGGTGCACGTGACCGTGACGGCGACCTGGCTGGACGGTCTGCTCACCGTGGTGTGGATCGTCGTGATGACGAACTCCTTCAACCTGCTCGACAACATGGACGGTGCCCTCGGCAGCGTGACCACGGTCAGCGCCGCCCTCCTCGCGGTGACCGCCGCCGTGCAGGACCGCCCGGAGCTGGCGATGCTGCTGTGCGCGCTCGCCTGCGCCGGTCTCGGCTTCCTGCCGCACAACTGGGCGCCGGCGCGCATCTTCATGGGCGACTCCGGGTCCCTGTTCATCGGGTTCACGCTCGCCTGCTCGGCCGTCGTCCTGGTCGTCGGACGCGACCCCGACACGGTGGCCGCCGGGCTGCTGCTGCCCACCTTCGTCGCGACCTTCGACACCTTCACGGTGTTCCTCACCCGCGCGCTGGCCGGGCGTTCCCCCCTGCGGGGAGGCACCGACCACGTGTCGCACCGCCTGCGCAGCATGGGCATGGGCACCCGGCTGGTCGCCACGGCGCTGGGGGCGATCGCCGCCCTCACCTGCGCTCTGTGGCTGGTGACGACGCTGGGCGGGGTGTCGCCCGTCACCGCGGTGGTCGCGGCCGGCGTGGTCGCCGTCGTCCTGGTCAGCCTGCTGCGCGGTGCGCGCGTCCACTCGCCGGCCCGGCCTCCCCATGCTCCTCAGAGAATCCGCGAAAGGCGGCGTTGA